The genome window TGCAGCGTCCTGAGCGTAATGCCCACGCGTTGAACGAGGGAACAAAAATGTAGCTAGCCCGTCTCTTGAGCTCAGCGCATCAACAGACCTTCGAACCCTAATTGCGATCCATGCCGACCACCATTCTGATTGTTGAAGATGAAGTCCTTATAGCTGTCGAAATGGAGGCGGTGATTCACGATCTCGGTCATGAATCCGCAGGGATTGCCGATGACATGCAATCAGCATTGGCGAAGGCTTCGGACGCCATCGATGTGGCTCTCGTCGACGTCAACTTGGCTGACGGAGCCACGGGCCCCAGAGTGGGCGAAAGACTTGCCTCGGATTTCGGGATCGAGGTCATCTTCGTGACGGCCAATCCCGCGCAGCTCGGCGAAGGGGTAAGCGGAACGCTGGGTGCGCTTGAAAAACCGGTCGATCTCGGCATTCTCAAGCAGGTTCTCGACTATGTCATTGCGATCCGGAAGGGCGAAAATATCGATCCGCCTGCCCGCTTGAAGCTGTTTTTCAACTAGGCTCCTGTAACCTGCTCTTTCGGACATCCATGACGAGCTCAA of Qipengyuania pelagi contains these proteins:
- a CDS encoding response regulator — its product is MPTTILIVEDEVLIAVEMEAVIHDLGHESAGIADDMQSALAKASDAIDVALVDVNLADGATGPRVGERLASDFGIEVIFVTANPAQLGEGVSGTLGALEKPVDLGILKQVLDYVIAIRKGENIDPPARLKLFFN